Proteins found in one Pyrus communis chromosome 15, drPyrComm1.1, whole genome shotgun sequence genomic segment:
- the LOC137717987 gene encoding uncharacterized protein, which translates to MEEQIASVVVLGVISWTTAFLFIRKMLPKRSFDFCNRLVSTVHAAVAVTLASLSVQDWNCPVCPLASTSSPRQLKAQSVSLSYLIYDLVCCLFDKKFNPDNFFHHLVSIVGIGAGLSYQKCGSEMVAALWITELSSPFLHIRELLKELGYRDTDLYLAADILFAVIFTVARMVGGPYLTYVTLSANNPFIIKAMAAGLQLVSTFWFYKIARMVKYKLTKRTTTAAASRKQVDPHNP; encoded by the exons atgGAGGAGCAAATTGCAAGTGTGGTGGTGTTGGGGGTGATTTCATGGACTACGGCGTTTCTGTTCATACGAAAGATGCTTCCGAAGCGATCGTTCGACTTCTGCAACCGCCTTGTATCCACAGTTCATGCAGCCGTGGCTGTGACCTTAGCTTCCCTCTCTGTTCAAGATTGGAACTGCCCTGTGTGCCCTCTGGCTTCAACTTCTTCTCCTCGTCag TTGAAAGCACAGTCTGTGAGCCTTTCTTATCTCATATACGATCTTGTGTGTTGCCTCTTTGACAAGAAATTCAATCCTGATAATTTCTTCCACCATTTGGTCAGCATTGTTGGCATTGGAGCAGGCCTTTCCTACCAGAAG TGTGGGTCGGAGATGGTGGCAGCATTGTGGATAACAGAGTTGTCCAGCCCCTTCCTCCATATAAGGGAGCTTCTCAAAGAGCTTGGTTACAGAGACACCGATCTATACCTAGCAGCCGAT ATTTTATTTGCAGTTATATTCACGGTTGCAAGGATGGTAGGCGGGCCTTATCTCACCTACGTAACCCTGTCTGCTAACAACCCATTCATCATCAAG GCGATGGCGGCAGGGTTGCAGCTGGTGAGCACTTTCTGGTTCTACAAGATTGCGAGGATGGTCAAGTACAAATTGACCAAGAGGACGACTACTGCTGCTGCATCTAGGAAACAAGTCGATCCCCACAACCCATAA